In one window of Pseudodesulfovibrio sediminis DNA:
- a CDS encoding HD domain-containing protein: MENMKGRDKLTRIVDFFNECGMLRKTPRTGYQFLGTGSETVAEHSFRTAVIGHVLALMADADVARTTYMCLFHDLHEARTGDFNYVNRIYNNSDRVQALKHATGGTGLEEDILGYWDELEETVTLEARLAQDADQLDFILILKEEFDMGNAYAGQWLESAVQRVRTQWGQEIAEAITKTDHKDWWFLGPDPEWWIRKNGKNKKK, from the coding sequence ATGGAAAATATGAAAGGGCGCGACAAACTGACGCGCATTGTGGATTTTTTTAATGAATGCGGCATGCTGCGAAAAACACCGCGCACGGGATACCAGTTTTTGGGGACCGGCAGCGAGACAGTGGCAGAGCATTCCTTTCGAACAGCGGTCATCGGTCACGTTCTGGCGTTGATGGCGGACGCGGATGTGGCCAGGACCACGTACATGTGTCTGTTTCATGATCTGCACGAGGCGCGTACCGGCGATTTCAATTACGTGAACCGTATCTACAACAACTCCGACCGGGTTCAGGCGCTCAAACACGCCACGGGCGGGACGGGATTGGAAGAGGATATCCTGGGGTACTGGGATGAGCTGGAAGAGACCGTGACTCTGGAAGCCCGGTTGGCTCAGGATGCGGATCAACTCGATTTCATCCTTATTCTCAAGGAAGAGTTCGACATGGGCAACGCCTATGCCGGACAATGGCTGGAAAGCGCCGTGCAGCGGGTTCGTACCCAGTGGGGGCAGGAAATAGCTGAAGCCATTACCAAAACGGACCACAAGGATTGGTGGTTTCTGGGGCCGGACCCTGAGTGGTGGATTCGGAAAAATGGCAAGAACAAGAAAAAATAG
- the dmpI gene encoding 4-oxalocrotonate tautomerase DmpI, which produces MPILRVETWAGISREQKRDFVEVLTRESVRILDCPPEAVTVIIEEVPKENWGAAGELCSERFPDT; this is translated from the coding sequence ATGCCCATACTCAGAGTGGAAACCTGGGCCGGGATATCCAGGGAACAGAAGCGCGACTTTGTCGAGGTCCTGACCCGCGAGTCCGTGCGTATCCTCGACTGCCCGCCCGAAGCCGTGACAGTCATTATAGAAGAAGTCCCCAAGGAAAACTGGGGCGCCGCAGGAGAACTCTGTTCCGAGCGGTTTCCAGACACGTAA
- the argJ gene encoding bifunctional glutamate N-acetyltransferase/amino-acid acetyltransferase ArgJ, with product MNIPKGYRFGAVAASFKKQGKLDLGAIVSDTPAVAAGVFTTNKFKAAPVLQCQEMLNTGRKFSGFLINSGQANACTGDLGRANCRETLNLAAKALDVPADELLPASTGVIGAQFDMDKWEAAMPGLAQSMTVDSAENTAKAIMTTDTVHKLAGVTVSLAGGDVRLLGMCKGAGMISPKMATMLSFITCDAAIDAAAWKAMLVDCVDRTINRVTIDGDTSTNDSVIALANGASGVDVATDEDRELLRGALHTVLEELAYKIVMDAEGGTKVAFIEVSGAQSDADAELVARAVGNSPLVKTALFGSDPNWGRIICAAGYSGAEFAAEDLKLEIGGVLVFQNGTPEPGDMDDLLGPIMRKRDIVIGIELGTGPGACRLLASDLTREYISINADYRS from the coding sequence ATGAATATACCCAAGGGATACCGGTTCGGCGCCGTGGCTGCTTCCTTCAAGAAGCAGGGCAAGCTTGATCTGGGAGCCATCGTCAGCGACACCCCGGCTGTGGCCGCAGGCGTGTTCACCACCAATAAATTCAAGGCAGCACCGGTCCTGCAATGTCAGGAAATGCTGAATACGGGCCGAAAATTTTCCGGCTTTCTGATCAACTCGGGACAGGCCAATGCCTGCACCGGCGACCTGGGACGCGCCAATTGTCGCGAGACCCTGAATCTGGCTGCCAAGGCGCTTGATGTCCCGGCTGACGAACTGCTGCCCGCCTCCACAGGGGTTATCGGCGCACAGTTTGATATGGACAAGTGGGAGGCGGCCATGCCCGGTCTGGCCCAGTCCATGACCGTAGACTCTGCCGAAAACACGGCCAAGGCGATCATGACTACGGACACGGTGCACAAGCTGGCCGGTGTGACGGTCTCGCTGGCAGGGGGCGATGTGCGCCTGCTCGGCATGTGCAAAGGCGCGGGCATGATTTCCCCGAAAATGGCGACCATGCTGTCTTTCATTACCTGTGATGCCGCCATTGACGCCGCTGCCTGGAAAGCCATGCTGGTGGATTGTGTGGATCGGACCATCAACCGCGTGACCATTGACGGCGACACCTCCACCAATGATTCTGTCATTGCCCTGGCCAACGGTGCCTCCGGTGTGGACGTCGCTACCGATGAAGATCGTGAACTGTTGCGCGGTGCGCTGCATACGGTCCTTGAAGAGCTGGCATACAAGATCGTCATGGATGCGGAAGGCGGTACCAAGGTCGCCTTTATCGAAGTCTCCGGCGCTCAGTCGGATGCGGACGCCGAGCTGGTGGCGCGGGCCGTGGGCAATTCGCCGCTGGTCAAGACCGCGCTCTTCGGCTCGGACCCCAACTGGGGCCGGATCATCTGCGCGGCCGGTTACTCGGGTGCGGAGTTTGCGGCCGAGGACCTCAAGCTTGAGATCGGCGGTGTGCTTGTCTTCCAGAATGGTACCCCCGAACCCGGCGATATGGATGATCTGCTCGGTCCCATAATGCGCAAGCGGGACATCGTCATCGGTATCGAGCTGGGCACCGGTCCCGGCGCGTGCCGCCTGCTGGCCAGCGATCTGACCAGAGAATATATCAGCATCAATGCGGACTATCGGAGCTAG
- a CDS encoding sulfite exporter TauE/SafE family protein, whose translation MEPLIIACILATFFFAAFLKGTAGLGFATTCLGIMATYIDLRLAIPLVIIPSLISNTMVMIDAGGFVTIFKRFRILYATCIPGLILGLWILGSGDTVLPRTVLGVSMVLYGSWGLWGGTARLEHSPLLDSTIGLLTGLVNGLTGSQIMPILPYLMSLDITKDELVQAINTSFTISSLIMLLGLGKLGLVNTEVMLISAVGTLPVGAGIWLGGRVRRILPEAVFRKVMLTMITLLGLGLVVRAIL comes from the coding sequence ATGGAACCACTCATCATCGCCTGCATCCTTGCCACCTTTTTCTTCGCCGCCTTTCTCAAAGGCACGGCAGGTCTCGGTTTCGCCACCACCTGCCTGGGCATCATGGCCACCTATATCGACCTGCGGCTGGCCATCCCGCTGGTCATCATCCCTTCCCTGATCTCCAACACGATGGTCATGATAGACGCGGGCGGCTTCGTGACCATCTTCAAGCGCTTCCGGATTCTGTACGCCACCTGCATCCCCGGACTCATACTCGGTCTCTGGATACTCGGCAGCGGAGACACCGTCCTGCCCCGGACCGTGCTTGGTGTGTCCATGGTCCTCTACGGAAGCTGGGGCCTGTGGGGCGGTACCGCGCGCCTTGAGCACTCGCCACTGCTGGATTCGACGATCGGGCTGCTGACCGGACTGGTCAACGGCCTGACCGGCTCACAGATCATGCCCATCCTGCCCTACCTCATGTCACTGGACATCACCAAGGACGAGCTGGTTCAGGCCATCAACACCTCGTTCACCATCTCAAGCCTGATCATGCTGTTGGGGCTTGGCAAACTGGGGCTGGTCAACACCGAAGTCATGCTCATCTCCGCAGTGGGCACTCTCCCTGTCGGAGCGGGCATATGGCTTGGCGGTCGCGTGCGACGCATCCTGCCCGAAGCCGTCTTTCGCAAAGTGATGCTGACCATGATCACCCTGCTCGGCCTCGGCCTCGTGGTTCGTGCCATACTGTAA
- a CDS encoding DUF3124 domain-containing protein, whose amino-acid sequence MRLSNLRLFLALALSLCLVMPAFAGRQLNKANGQTVYVPVYSHIYQGIKGRPYNLSALLSIRNVDAMHSIVVTSVKYYDSQGVVVKEHIVEPMVIGPMSTGEFHVPERDISGGSGANFTVKWKGTDTVTTPIIQAVMIGTASTLGISFVCDGVVVEED is encoded by the coding sequence ATGCGCCTCTCAAATCTTCGCCTTTTTCTGGCCCTGGCCCTCAGCCTCTGTCTGGTCATGCCCGCTTTTGCAGGACGCCAGCTGAACAAGGCCAACGGCCAGACCGTATATGTTCCGGTGTATTCGCACATCTACCAGGGCATCAAAGGCAGACCGTACAACCTGTCCGCCCTGCTCTCCATCCGCAATGTGGACGCAATGCATTCCATCGTGGTGACGTCTGTCAAATATTACGATTCCCAAGGCGTGGTCGTGAAGGAACATATTGTTGAACCGATGGTCATCGGTCCCATGTCTACAGGGGAATTCCATGTCCCGGAACGCGACATTTCCGGTGGCTCCGGCGCAAACTTCACGGTCAAGTGGAAAGGCACAGACACGGTCACGACTCCCATCATCCAGGCCGTCATGATCGGCACGGCCTCCACGCTGGGCATCTCTTTTGTCTGCGACGGTGTGGTCGTCGAAGAAGATTAA
- a CDS encoding carbohydrate kinase family protein, which translates to MKHFLAIGLGEILWDVLPDTRLLGGAPANFAYQVNALGGAGVPVSRLGDDALGREALSILVAKGVIVDAVAVDPEHPTGTVDALVDDKGVATYVFPDDVAWDFMGMDDLALSLAAKADAVCFGTLAQRSATSRSAVQTFLDAAQGALKVYDINLRQHFYSREIIESSLGLADVLKINDDELSLVAEMFALPADEQDALAALRETYDLRLAVLTRGEKGSLLLSREGVSDLPGQPTRVVDTIGAGDAFTAALVLGYLSGWSLDAINRRATDVAAFVCGQPGAMPEMPENLRIL; encoded by the coding sequence ATGAAACATTTCCTTGCCATCGGTCTCGGCGAGATTCTCTGGGATGTGTTGCCCGACACACGGCTGCTCGGCGGTGCGCCCGCCAACTTCGCCTATCAGGTCAATGCGCTCGGCGGCGCAGGGGTGCCTGTTTCCCGATTGGGTGATGACGCCCTGGGTCGTGAAGCGCTCTCCATTCTGGTCGCAAAAGGGGTGATCGTCGACGCGGTTGCCGTGGACCCGGAGCACCCCACCGGCACGGTGGATGCGCTGGTGGATGACAAGGGCGTGGCCACCTATGTTTTTCCGGATGACGTGGCCTGGGATTTCATGGGCATGGATGACCTGGCCCTGTCGTTGGCCGCCAAGGCGGATGCGGTCTGTTTTGGTACGCTGGCCCAGCGTTCTGCCACATCCCGCTCTGCCGTGCAGACATTTCTTGACGCCGCACAGGGTGCGCTCAAGGTGTATGACATCAATCTGCGGCAGCACTTTTATTCAAGGGAGATCATCGAGTCTTCCCTCGGGCTGGCCGATGTCCTCAAAATCAATGATGACGAACTCTCCCTCGTTGCGGAAATGTTCGCACTGCCTGCGGATGAGCAGGATGCGCTGGCGGCGTTGCGGGAGACCTATGATCTGCGTCTGGCCGTCTTGACCCGTGGGGAGAAGGGGAGCCTGCTTCTTTCTCGTGAAGGCGTGTCTGATCTGCCGGGCCAGCCCACCAGGGTGGTGGACACCATCGGGGCGGGGGATGCCTTTACCGCTGCGCTGGTGCTGGGATATCTCTCCGGCTGGTCATTGGATGCGATCAATCGAAGGGCCACGGACGTGGCGGCCTTTGTCTGCGGTCAGCCCGGCGCCATGCCGGAAATGCCTGAAAACCTGCGCATTCTCTAG